Proteins found in one Mytilus edulis chromosome 2, xbMytEdul2.2, whole genome shotgun sequence genomic segment:
- the LOC139510581 gene encoding uncharacterized protein: MGDVSSLIDTRNSDKRVLSELKILSKKVSDLDQTVKNTDVKIDRILERLAETNTSKTVKASAAPEVPAQVQQAVRDAFGDAENSGLAWKAKTDTGATLKPFSEENKPMSDSIKVFVQGIYPTTENGIINAGIETYFRSFKNKARMVAAGQMDDHKKKMLKYSRKQRKMNYRLKAIKLKTSWTKEEAKAIEEALLIQYMSSEEDDTDDEASFIVRPLTWRSDEYTNCLRALDAKHKTTLSQQGKRVFNRRKTGAPSIRPRPENVSNSNDWVIKK; this comes from the exons ATGGGAGATGTTTCGTCCCTGATAGACACAAGGAACAGTGATAAG AGAGTGCTTTCAGAGCTGAAGATTCTCTCAAAGAAAGTAAGTGATTTGGATCAGACCGTGAAGAACACGGATGTTAAAATTGATAGGATTTTGGAAAGGCTAGCTGAGACCAACACCAGCAAGACTGTTAAAGCAAGTGCTGCTCCTGAGGTTCCAGCTCAGGTTCAG CAAGCAGTCAGAGATGCTTTTGGTGATGCAGAAAACAGTGGCCTTGCTTGGAAAGCTAAAACCGATACAGGTGCAACACTGAA GCCTTTTTCGGAGGAGAACAAGCCCATGTCAGATAGTATCAAAGTTTTTGTACAGGGAATATATCCAACAACAGAGAACGGAATAATAAATG CGGGCATCGAGACATACTTCAGAAGTTTCAAGAATAAAGCAAGAATGGTTGCTGCAGGACAGATGGATGACCACAAGAAGAAGATGCTTAAATATTCAAGAAAGCAAAGG AAAATGAATTACAGATTAAAAGCAATTAAGCTTAAGACATCATGGACGAAAGAAGAGGCCAAGGCAATTGAGGAGGCTCTCCTCATCCAATATATGTCATCGGAAGAGGATGACACAGATGATGAAGCATCGTTTATCGTCCGACCGCTTACCTGGCGGTCGGACGAATACACCAACTGCCTACGTGCCTTGGATGCTAAGCACAAGACCACGCTTAGCCAACAAGGGAAACGTGTGTTTAACAGACGCAAAACTGGGGCACCATCAATACGCCCCAGACCGGAAAATGTTAGCAACTCCAATGACTGGGTCATAAAAAAGTGA